The Danio rerio strain Tuebingen ecotype United States chromosome 19, GRCz12tu, whole genome shotgun sequence genome includes the window AATATCCTAGATAAAATAAACATCCTAATAGTGTCAGAAAAGGTGGGCGATTGGGATTTGTGTTCGCCTTTCACAAAGCGTTCTACCCTCAAAAGAGCACGTTACATGTAGAGATCAGATATAAActcacacatacattttttttaaatgccctaCTCACACATACATTTCATTCAAAAAGCCCTACATAGTATTTCAAAGCTATTCATTAGACCAAGGCATTCccagaagaaacaaacaaaccccAACTTACACCATTAGGATACAGATGCTGGTCAAAATGAGGAGGGAACAATGCTTTGATCTGTTGTTTTTAGACGTCAAGCGTTTGTGGTTTCTCGTTAACCTGGACTCGGGCTCCCTCGATGGGCAGGTTTTGTCTGACGTCAGGCATATTGCACATTGAACCAATGTCTCATTTTGTAACACTACTCATAAGGGCCGCAGACTCCTTGGCATTGACTTTTGTCTCAATGAGATGTCTGGTAAATTGAAGATCAGTCCGAGGATGTGAGCAGGACAGCTCATCATAGTTCTGAGACATGTTTTGTGGGACTTTGTGGGAATACACACTGGAGAAAGAGCTCGCGTAGGTTTCTTCGAGGAGAGAAAATAAAAGGGAATTTACAATGCAGATGGTGATCGAAGAGCGATTCTCTACCCTGCCTAGAACTGGTAAGTGAATATAACAATAGCACAATACTTTCATGTTTAATCACCTGGAACTGCAGTATGACATCCAAATCAAATAAGATGTCCGATACACAGCTAATCATTTGGAGGAGAAAGAAAAAACAGAACGATCTAAAGGAGAGTTTTGGAGTTTACTGGCTTAATATAAGTAAGTGCAAGACTAAAGAAAATCTGTAACGGATattctcaacaacaacaaaaaaaatctaatgaggATCTGACGCAAAGGCTAAGAGTTATCGGATTTGCTCACAACCGAAAAAAAGAGCCTTAACAATGTGATCCATGAAGGGAATCGATTGAAGGACCTTCATTTATGATCACTCTGTCTAACAATATAAACATGTATAATGTGCACTATTAGACTAAAATTCCATGTGGAGGCCAAAAAACCCAAAGCAATGAGCAGAGAAGACCTATGACTCCAACGTACAGAAAATATACAATGTAGATCTGAATAAGTGGGCCTGACAGTGATATTCCAACACAAAAACAGAGCTGTGGTTGTAAGTGGGCAAGCACAGTAATATGTGagttttgacaaaaatgaagGGGGAtttattaaaacacttttaatgaaGGGAAAAAGACATTTCCACCTTTAAAAAGAGATAGAAATGAAAAACTAATGTGGggaaaaattattttatgataCATATGTTCTTATTAAAAGAGCAACTTCCAAAATCCAACATGTAATGTGAATAATACACAAGTACACCAACCTTGGCCTTATACTAAGCCAGACTTCATACAAGAAATACACATATCGTGCCCGGCATACACAAACTAAGCACATTTTCGTCAGGTTGATGTCTtactgtgtttgtgtatgcaaaCATAATTGGGTTGAATGCATGTTCAGTCAGGAAATACTTCCATTAAAAAGGGCTGTGTTGTGTAAAATCTCAATAGAGTTTAGGAATTGTGGGAGCGTGAAATGACACGAGTGTAAATTTCCAATTAAGGGACAAAAAGCTATCAACCAAAAGAGCTAGACTGTGTACATGGTCTTGGTAACTATTCTTTCACAATAATAATGTGTTAACATGTTAAGGGGGAAGAAGTTTTACAGAAAACAAAAGTGGCCAAAGATAGAGGGATGCGTTTGaaacatttccaaaaaaaaaaagaaatcacttcCTGTTCTTGGGAGAAGGCCAGTTGCCACGCCTCTCACCACGATTACCCCCGCCATTGCCAGCTCCACCCACTGGCCCACCAGTGCCGGGCGGACCCCTCTGGCCTTTtcctccaccaccaccaccagcattcACCCTTCTGTTCTGCCGCTCCATTCCTGGACGCTGACTGGAGAAGCTCCTCTTCCCAGAGGCTAATTCTTTAGCAGTCATCTCTCTGTCGCCACCACCGCCCCCTCCACCGCCTCTTCCCGgtggatggtggtggtggtggtgatgatggtgatgcgAGGAATAGGATTTACCACCTCCTCCACCCTCTCTCTCTCGAAACTCTGTGAAATCACTGCTTTCTGAGGCAGTTTCCCATTCTTCATTTGCCTGGTCAGAGTTCTGGTTGGAGACATCTGGAGATTTGGCGCCCCCGGCCGGGTTATGGTTGTGATGGTGCTGAGGGTGTGACTGGGAGTTACCCTGATAGTGATGGTGGTGGTGACTATTGAAATTTTGGTTTCCACCTGCAAGGTtgctgctattattattactgttaggAGTTGTGGACACACTGTGATTTGCATTTGCAACTACTGCATCGGGTACATTGGGAGTGCTGTTGGCTTGTTGCAGGGAATTTTGCAACAGTGGAGCAGTGCGTTGCTGTTGTGCAGCTATGACTTCAATTAATCCACTGCTTCCATTTATACGGGCTGCATTCTCTCGCTCTTGTTTAAGTCTGCGGAATCTTGGAGGCTTGTCCTGCTGATGCTGGGATCGGCCATGGCGCCTACGACGAGGAGGGCGCTCAAATCCCCTGTTAGGGAAGTTCCGCCCATCTGGGGCAGGCAGAGGAAGAGACTGTGTAGGTGCACCAGCGGGATTTGATGGAGCATTAGTTGAAGACATTGGTGCTCCAACATTTCCATTCTCAGTGGACCCCTGTTGGATAGTTGTAGGCACAGAGGCAACAGTTGTGGTGGGATTTGCACTTTGACTTTGAGGCTGATTCTGTTCTGCAGGTTTCTTCTTGTCAACATTCACTCCACGGCTTAAATCTTTAGCAGGGGGTGGCTGTGAGGATGTCTGTGGCTTTCGCACATTTGCAGACTTTGCCGACCAGCCATGGGAAGAAGAGCCAGGTCCAGGTCTTTGTCCACCAGACACTCCAGCACCACCTCCGCTTCTATGGAGACCCCCTCCAGCACCACCTCCACCTCTACCACGTCTTGATGGTACTCCCCTTGGTGTGAATACTCTAGTCTGAGTGTTTCTGACTGAAGCAGAAGATGAAGGGCCAGTTGTAGGGTTCTCTCCTACTGTTCCAGCCTTGGTGTTGAGCTTGCGATCTTCCTTGTCAGAGTGAGCAAGGTCACTTCCAGCACTCTCACTGCCTGTTTCAGATCCTCGTTGTCTCCTTCTCTTTGGCACCTCTTCATATTCAGAGCCTTCGCTTCGAGTCTCACTACGGTTCCTAGCACGTCCAGGATTGGGTTGAGATGTGCCATGTCTGCCACTCCCAGATGATGCCTCTCTTTTGTAATCTTGATTAGAAGATGGATGGTGGTAACCACTATTGGCAGCTGGCCTATAATCCCTGCTGTTCCTGCCACCAGCCTTTCCACGGTTGCCACCACCTGCACTACCCACGTAAGTGCCCCTATAGCCTCTGCCTCGACCATAGAACTCTCCTCTGCCACGATTGGATCGGCTACCTCTGGATGAGGACGAATGGTAGGTTGTGCTCCCTCTTTCAGGTGAATGTTCTCTTTCCCTCCTGGACTGAGAGGCTGAATAACCAGAATTCTGCATGGAGCTTTCCCCATTTTTGGATCCTTTGCCTGAACCCCCAGTGTTACCTCGCTCCTTTCCACCAGTTCTGGGTTTATTTGATGAGACGGCATCATCTTTTCCACTGGGTGCTAATATGACTTGATTCCCAGTGGCAGGTTCTTGTTTGGTTGTGGTTTGACTTGCATCTTGTTCTTTATCTTTACCAGAGCCTCCAGTAGtcttttctcctcctccttcaCCACCCTCCCTTTTAATCTCTTTAAGAACTGGTCTCTTAATAGGACCTGCCCGCTTGACTGTGATGCCATCTGATTGGTTAAAGGACTTGTTCTCAGCACCCTGGTTTCCAGATGGTTCTGTAATTGCAATAATTCCAGAGCCTGTCTTTCTGTTGTGAGTAGAGCTTCCACTCACACTACTGCTACCAGGCCTCGGGCCCCAGTGCGTCTCAGTTTTGTGTTCCCGATTGCGAGGGTTGGCTCTAGGGTGGTGCTGCTGCCCAGAATGTTGTGGGGGCTGATTATGCGCATTTCCTGTCTTGTCCTGCTTCCTTCCTGAAGCATGAGTGGATCCAGTATCATGCTCATGCAGTGGTGGAACTTGATTATGTAAAGACTGTTTTCCACTGCCATCTTCTCTGGCAGAGGAAGACGAGGATGATGATGAACAGGAAGAGGAGAGGGACGGCTGATGGAGTGGAGGTGAAGGGTCATTCTTCTTTGGCTCCACCATTTTTTCTCGCTCCCTGCCATTCTCTTGCTTATGAGGATGAAGAGAAAAATGAGGGGCGTGAGAGGGAGGACCATGATGTTGGTGATGAGAGTTGCTCTCCAAGGCTGAGTGATCAGAACGGTCATAATGAGGATGAGGAGTCCCCCAGATTTGGTTCGGCTGACTACCTTCCTGATGGCCAAAACCATGCAGTGTCCCTCCACTGTTAGCCCTTTGCTGCAGGTGGGAGCCCATTCTTGATCCATTGTCAGGGTAGCTGCTGTAACCTCCTCGCCCATCCAAGAAGGGTTGATGATGGGCATGGTGGCCTGCACCCCCAACTTGAATCCCCAGAGGTGGTGGGGTTTGGTTGGATGAGCCAGATGGAGAGCTGGGAGCCACACCAGGCTGCTGAACAGACGCTGTGCCTCCTTCTCGCATACGAACGGG containing:
- the prrc2a gene encoding protein PRRC2A isoform X1, which translates into the protein MSERSGQTAKGKDGKTKYASLNLFDTYKGKSLEAQKPVVAPRHGLQSLGKVASTRRMPPPANLPSLKAENKGNDPNVSLVPKDGTGWASKQEQADPKSTDVLSAAQPESQQPVASQTSAPSIPRTPPAQEPPTPALAVGPRSWAPASVTHGAQGDGGKGSNQPSPFSREEFPTLQAAGDQDRAGKEQATADQWYGPGPSLRPQNVTSWRDGGGRALAPTLAGEAVAEGGAGGVILMEGAAGAPPIQQQNASSHGPPRTPPTSNPALPLPQPTIGPQFQAYRGIMPPFVSMYPPYLPFPPPYGPQGPYRYPPPNEAPRFSRNQGGIGPDGRPPGGPRGEVVKRPSILKQDDLKELDELDHDGDEGWAGAQEEIDYSAKLKFSDDEGEDDGEEERGENKNGTRESREQQRSQDGPVPVSRSRASDSGGDSRRTPPSSTEDGSVSPSSKPGWAEEGGSSWNSQANAGSYQGPRPGLGGTREQPSPPPGPLLGQGPHSYYRQDRPSNQSPIPGPILAPQKPSSAHAQQQAGTVPGGPTPPPSNTLHPQQQGEDEDETWRQRRKQSSTEISAAVERARRRREEEERRMQEERRAACAEKLKRLDEKQQQQTIKPSSPSDAPANSPSPSLSAHASSPNVSQPSSPCVDTEEPPLLSAQGSGATLGLTNNNRQRAGSNSSHDSNNESQQVLQPQATQHPQSQDVPGPGDIKEEHVVGGPHIRSTRVGDDSVKVVECVGVTGRQGSGPSGQGFSKYQKSLPPRFQRQQQEQLLKQQQQWQQQQQQHNQVAAQNQLQSQPQNQQGPAPGTAPQSGPKQPTLYPPGSMGRPPPLPMNFDPRWMMMPYMDPRMMQGRPPPMDYYPPSMHPSGMMNRERSDSGGSGSDPFDRQQHAGPPHSHRGTPPMDPKLAWGPDVFPGGTEGRGLSSPLRQKAVEEEEAGKGQRSDTPPVRMREGGTASVQQPGVAPSSPSGSSNQTPPPLGIQVGGAGHHAHHQPFLDGRGGYSSYPDNGSRMGSHLQQRANSGGTLHGFGHQEGSQPNQIWGTPHPHYDRSDHSALESNSHHQHHGPPSHAPHFSLHPHKQENGREREKMVEPKKNDPSPPLHQPSLSSSCSSSSSSSSAREDGSGKQSLHNQVPPLHEHDTGSTHASGRKQDKTGNAHNQPPQHSGQQHHPRANPRNREHKTETHWGPRPGSSSVSGSSTHNRKTGSGIIAITEPSGNQGAENKSFNQSDGITVKRAGPIKRPVLKEIKREGGEGGGEKTTGGSGKDKEQDASQTTTKQEPATGNQVILAPSGKDDAVSSNKPRTGGKERGNTGGSGKGSKNGESSMQNSGYSASQSRREREHSPERGSTTYHSSSSRGSRSNRGRGEFYGRGRGYRGTYVGSAGGGNRGKAGGRNSRDYRPAANSGYHHPSSNQDYKREASSGSGRHGTSQPNPGRARNRSETRSEGSEYEEVPKRRRQRGSETGSESAGSDLAHSDKEDRKLNTKAGTVGENPTTGPSSSASVRNTQTRVFTPRGVPSRRGRGGGGAGGGLHRSGGGAGVSGGQRPGPGSSSHGWSAKSANVRKPQTSSQPPPAKDLSRGVNVDKKKPAEQNQPQSQSANPTTTVASVPTTIQQGSTENGNVGAPMSSTNAPSNPAGAPTQSLPLPAPDGRNFPNRGFERPPRRRRHGRSQHQQDKPPRFRRLKQERENAARINGSSGLIEVIAAQQQRTAPLLQNSLQQANSTPNVPDAVVANANHSVSTTPNSNNNSSNLAGGNQNFNSHHHHHYQGNSQSHPQHHHNHNPAGGAKSPDVSNQNSDQANEEWETASESSDFTEFREREGGGGGKSYSSHHHHHHHHHHPPGRGGGGGGGGDREMTAKELASGKRSFSSQRPGMERQNRRVNAGGGGGGKGQRGPPGTGGPVGGAGNGGGNRGERRGNWPSPKNRK
- the prrc2a gene encoding protein PRRC2A isoform X2, whose translation is MSERSGQTAKGKDGKTKYASLNLFDTYKGKSLEAQKPVVAPRHGLQSLGKVASTRRMPPPANLPSLKAENKGNDPNVSLVPKDGTGWASKQEQADPKSTDVLSAAQPESQQPVASQTSAPSIPRTPPAQEPPTPALAVGPRSWAPASVTHGAQGDGGKGSNQPSPFSREEFPTLQAAGDQDRAGKEQATADQWYGPGPSLRPQNVTSWRDGGGRALAPTLAGEAVAEGGAGGVILMEGAAGAPPIQQQNASSHGPPRTPPTSNPALPLPQPTIGPQFQAYRGIMPPFVSMYPPYLPFPPPYGPQGPYRYPPPNEAPRFSRNQGGIGPDGRPPGGPRGEVVKRPSILKQDDLKELDELDHDGDEGWAGAQEEIDYSAKLKFSDDEGEDDGEEERGENKNGTRESREQQRSQDGPVPVSRSRASDSGGDSRRTPPSSTEDGSVSPSSKPGWAEEGGSSWNSQANAGSYQDRPSNQSPIPGPILAPQKPSSAHAQQQAGTVPGGPTPPPSNTLHPQQQGEDEDETWRQRRKQSSTEISAAVERARRRREEEERRMQEERRAACAEKLKRLDEKQQQQTIKPSSPSDAPANSPSPSLSAHASSPNVSQPSSPCVDTEEPPLLSAQGSGATLGLTNNNRQRAGSNSSHDSNNESQQVLQPQATQHPQSQDVPGPGDIKEEHVVGGPHIRSTRVGDDSVKVVECVGVTGRQGSGPSGQGFSKYQKSLPPRFQRQQQEQLLKQQQQWQQQQQQHNQVAAQNQLQSQPQNQQGPAPGTAPQSGPKQPTLYPPGSMGRPPPLPMNFDPRWMMMPYMDPRMMQGRPPPMDYYPPSMHPSGMMNRERSDSGGSGSDPFDRQQHAGPPHSHRGTPPMDPKLAWGPDVFPGGTEGRGLSSPLRQKAVEEEEAGKGQRSDTPPVRMREGGTASVQQPGVAPSSPSGSSNQTPPPLGIQVGGAGHHAHHQPFLDGRGGYSSYPDNGSRMGSHLQQRANSGGTLHGFGHQEGSQPNQIWGTPHPHYDRSDHSALESNSHHQHHGPPSHAPHFSLHPHKQENGREREKMVEPKKNDPSPPLHQPSLSSSCSSSSSSSSAREDGSGKQSLHNQVPPLHEHDTGSTHASGRKQDKTGNAHNQPPQHSGQQHHPRANPRNREHKTETHWGPRPGSSSVSGSSTHNRKTGSGIIAITEPSGNQGAENKSFNQSDGITVKRAGPIKRPVLKEIKREGGEGGGEKTTGGSGKDKEQDASQTTTKQEPATGNQVILAPSGKDDAVSSNKPRTGGKERGNTGGSGKGSKNGESSMQNSGYSASQSRREREHSPERGSTTYHSSSSRGSRSNRGRGEFYGRGRGYRGTYVGSAGGGNRGKAGGRNSRDYRPAANSGYHHPSSNQDYKREASSGSGRHGTSQPNPGRARNRSETRSEGSEYEEVPKRRRQRGSETGSESAGSDLAHSDKEDRKLNTKAGTVGENPTTGPSSSASVRNTQTRVFTPRGVPSRRGRGGGGAGGGLHRSGGGAGVSGGQRPGPGSSSHGWSAKSANVRKPQTSSQPPPAKDLSRGVNVDKKKPAEQNQPQSQSANPTTTVASVPTTIQQGSTENGNVGAPMSSTNAPSNPAGAPTQSLPLPAPDGRNFPNRGFERPPRRRRHGRSQHQQDKPPRFRRLKQERENAARINGSSGLIEVIAAQQQRTAPLLQNSLQQANSTPNVPDAVVANANHSVSTTPNSNNNSSNLAGGNQNFNSHHHHHYQGNSQSHPQHHHNHNPAGGAKSPDVSNQNSDQANEEWETASESSDFTEFREREGGGGGKSYSSHHHHHHHHHHPPGRGGGGGGGGDREMTAKELASGKRSFSSQRPGMERQNRRVNAGGGGGGKGQRGPPGTGGPVGGAGNGGGNRGERRGNWPSPKNRK
- the prrc2a gene encoding protein PRRC2A isoform 1 (isoform 1 is encoded by transcript variant 1), encoding MSERSGQTAKGKDGKTKYASLNLFDTYKGKSLEAQKPVVAPRHGLQSLGKVASTRRMPPPANLPSLKAENKGNDPNVSLVPKDGTGWASKQEQADPKSTDVLSAAQPESQQPVASQTSAPSIPRTPPAQEPPTPALAVGPRSWAPASVTHGAQGDGGKGSNQPSPFSREEFPTLQAAGDQDRAGKEQATADQWYGPGPSLRPQNVTSWRDGGGRALAPTLAGEAVAEGGAGGVILMEGAAGAPPIQQQNASSHGPPRTPPTSNPALPLPQPTIGPQFQAYRGIMPPFMYPPYLPFPPPYGPQGPYRYPPPNEAPRFSRNQGGIGPDGRPPGGPRGEVVKRPSILKQDDLKELDELDHDGDEGWAGAQEEIDYSAKLKFSDDEGEDDGEEERGENKNGTRESREQQRSQDGPVPVSRSRASDSGGDSRRTPPSSTEDGSVSPSSKPGWAEEGGSSWNSQANAGSYQGPRPGLGGTREQPSPPPGPLLGQGPHSYYRQDRPSNQSPIPGPILAPQKPSSAHAQQQAGTVPGGPTPPPSNTLHPQQQGEDEDETWRQRRKQSSTEISAAVERARRRREEEERRMQEERRAACAEKLKRLDEKQQQQTIKPSSPSDAPANSPSPSLSAHASSPNVSQPSSPCVDTEEPPLLSAQGSGATLGLTNNNRQRAGSNSSHDSNNESQQVLQPQATQHPQSQDVPGPGDIKEEHVVGGPHIRSTRVGDDSVKVVECVGVTGRQGSGPSGQGFSKYQKSLPPRFQRQQQEQLLKQQQQWQQQQQQHNQVAAQNQLQSQPQNQQGPAPGTAPQSGPKQPTLYPPGSMGRPPPLPMNFDPRWMMMPYMDPRMMQGRPPPMDYYPPSMHPSGMMNRERSDSGGSGSDPFDRQQHAGPPHSHRGTPPMDPKLAWGPDVFPGGTEGRGLSSPLRQKAVEEEEAGKGQRSDTPPVRMREGGTASVQQPGVAPSSPSGSSNQTPPPLGIQVGGAGHHAHHQPFLDGRGGYSSYPDNGSRMGSHLQQRANSGGTLHGFGHQEGSQPNQIWGTPHPHYDRSDHSALESNSHHQHHGPPSHAPHFSLHPHKQENGREREKMVEPKKNDPSPPLHQPSLSSSCSSSSSSSSAREDGSGKQSLHNQVPPLHEHDTGSTHASGRKQDKTGNAHNQPPQHSGQQHHPRANPRNREHKTETHWGPRPGSSSVSGSSTHNRKTGSGIIAITEPSGNQGAENKSFNQSDGITVKRAGPIKRPVLKEIKREGGEGGGEKTTGGSGKDKEQDASQTTTKQEPATGNQVILAPSGKDDAVSSNKPRTGGKERGNTGGSGKGSKNGESSMQNSGYSASQSRREREHSPERGSTTYHSSSSRGSRSNRGRGEFYGRGRGYRGTYVGSAGGGNRGKAGGRNSRDYRPAANSGYHHPSSNQDYKREASSGSGRHGTSQPNPGRARNRSETRSEGSEYEEVPKRRRQRGSETGSESAGSDLAHSDKEDRKLNTKAGTVGENPTTGPSSSASVRNTQTRVFTPRGVPSRRGRGGGGAGGGLHRSGGGAGVSGGQRPGPGSSSHGWSAKSANVRKPQTSSQPPPAKDLSRGVNVDKKKPAEQNQPQSQSANPTTTVASVPTTIQQGSTENGNVGAPMSSTNAPSNPAGAPTQSLPLPAPDGRNFPNRGFERPPRRRRHGRSQHQQDKPPRFRRLKQERENAARINGSSGLIEVIAAQQQRTAPLLQNSLQQANSTPNVPDAVVANANHSVSTTPNSNNNSSNLAGGNQNFNSHHHHHYQGNSQSHPQHHHNHNPAGGAKSPDVSNQNSDQANEEWETASESSDFTEFREREGGGGGKSYSSHHHHHHHHHHPPGRGGGGGGGGDREMTAKELASGKRSFSSQRPGMERQNRRVNAGGGGGGKGQRGPPGTGGPVGGAGNGGGNRGERRGNWPSPKNRK